A region from the Cryptococcus gattii WM276 chromosome H, complete sequence genome encodes:
- a CDS encoding uncharacterized protein (Similar to TIGR gene model, INSD accession AAW45681.1): MSLNSVVNRLVRAAAGISQDISDAELDTHVAQLLAEEAKAKELKWSELGLTGLLGNSVAAGRDSPDPSLPKPNKRFLASVIRTVDGHNSALLRSQAEAAKQARNERMPGPSRPSTVGSSSRATGGAASRLFGGAVKDMARNDSAKIRGREREHRGDERTVRRQDDERREDGKRSSRYGDDRRDDKRHRKDDDRRSRDVDKDSRDSTRKSRSDNYDRHDGRHERRRDRSHERKDYGSDGDQSRHRSRRGDVDDDSERDRKGRKRRYDRDSRSPSPPKRRHSSIMSSPASKPPREPTPPPPPRDLSSSPSPPPVSKMDKYFESSYDPRLDLPAVPAQGLVAEVGWDNMLAILKERGKKKRRNSPSLSDDEPAPPPGILPRKRAYSPDTLARKAERKERKAAREERRKRRGDSDSEDEKERAKRRERRKEKENEKANGEQQGGGLLDGYEYTKKGSVREWDVGK; this comes from the exons ATGTCGCTCAACTCAGTCGTCAACAGGCTCGTGAGAGCAGCTGCAGGTATATCTCAGGACATTTCAGATGCAGAACTCGACACACACGTCGCGCAACTGCTTGCTGAAGAGGCCAAAGCCAAGGAGTTGAAATGGAGCGAACTCGGCTTGACGGGCCTTTTGGGAAACTCCGTGGCCGCTGGCAGAGACTC CCCGGATCCCTCGTTGCCGAAACCAAACAAACGATTTCTCGCTTCTGTCATTCGAACTGTAGACGGCCACAACAGTGCCCTTTTGCGGTCTCAAGCCGAGGCTGCAAAACAGGCGAGGAATGAGAGAATGCCAGGTCCTTCAAGGCCAAGCACAGTTGGATCCAGCAGTCGGGCTACTGGCGGTGCTGCTAGTCGTCTATTCGGAGGGGCAGTAAAGGACATGGCAAGGAACGACTCTGCAAAAATACGGGGTAGGGAACGAGAACATAGAGGGGATGAAAGGACAGTAAGAAGGCAAGACGACGAGAGAAGGGAGGATGGAAAAAGATCTTCCCGATACGGCGATGATCGCCGTGACGACAAACGCCACAGGAAGGACGACGACAGAAGATCCAGAGATGTAGATAAGGACAGTCGCGACAGTACTCGCAAAAGTCGGAGTGACAATTATGATCGTCATGATGGACGGCACGAGCGCCGAAGGGATCGATCTCATGAACGAAAAGACTATGGGTCGGATGGAGACCAGTCCCGACACAGGTCTCGACGAGGAGACGTAGATGATGATAGCGAACGGGATCGAAAAGGGCGAAAGAGAAGATACGACCGCGATTCACGCTCACCTTCCCCACCCAAGCGGCGACATTCGTCGATCATGTCATCACCTGCGTCAAAACCTCCAAGAGAACCGACTCCGCCGCCACCGCCTCGAGATTTATCTAGCTCCCCCTCACCGCCGCCCGTATCCAAGATGGACAAGTATTTTGAGTCCTCGTACGACCCCAGATTAGATTTACCTGCAGTTCCTGCGCAAGGATTGGTGGCTGAAGTAGGATGGGATAACATGTTAGCAATACTCAAGGAACGAGGCAAGAAG AAACGACGGAACTCCCCCAGTTTGTCAGACGATGAGCCTGCTCCACCTCCCGGTATCCTACCACGCAAGAGGGCATACTCTCCCGATACACTTGCTCGAAAAGCTGAAAGGAAAGAACGCAAGGCAGCCagggaggaaagaaggaagaggcggGGTGATAGTGACagtgaagatgagaaagagagggCCAAGCGAAGGGAAcgaaggaaggagaaggaaaatgaGAAGGCTAATGGCGAACAGCAAGGTGGAGGACTGCTCGACGGTTATGAGTATACCAAAAAGGGCAGCGTGCGAGAATGGGATGTGGGAAAATAA
- a CDS encoding uncharacterized protein (Similar to TIGR gene model, INSD accession AAW45393.1), which produces MISSERVLLEDWPSVYWALFCSFWEQQERLPALALFAVGGIISLIGTGFLIGFKTQLEKMFKPVRIIATVLMLASIVMTFVSAFVLPTILCIIFVIIQYLAYLWYALSYIPYARTMVKNMVGM; this is translated from the exons ATGATCTCCTCGGAGAGA GTTTTGTTGGAGGATTGGCCATCAGTTTATTGGGCGCTATTTTGCTCTTTTTGGGAGCAACAGGAGCGTTTGCCA GCCTTAGCCCTTTTTGCCGTTGGCGGTATCATCTCTCTTATCGGCACCGGTTTCCTTATTGGCTTCAAGACTCAACTTGAGAAGATGTTCAAGCCTGTCCGAATAATTGCAACAGTCCTTATGCTTGCTTCAATCGTCATGACGTTTGTCAGTGCATTTGTGTTGCCGACCATCTTGTGTATAATCTTTGTCATCATTCAGTACCTAGCGTATTTGTGGTACGCACTCTCATACATCCCTTACGCTCGAACA ATGGTGAAGAATATGGTTGGAATGTAA
- a CDS encoding Short chain 3-hydroxyacyl-CoA dehydrogenase, putative (Similar to TIGR gene model, INSD accession AAW45567.1) — MITPVLRSAMSSQRAATTRLSIVQRHLSTTSAARKVERLTVFGAGLMGAGIAQVGAQNGLKVGIRTTSELVVVDLWLNGVNIISKSLARVAKKKSPDDIEGFTNNVLKNISTTTDSSQAVEEADLVVEAIIESIKVKRDLFGFLDGKAKSDCIFATNTSSLSVTEIAEACSPERQAKFAGLHFFNPVPAMKLVEIIRTPQTSQETYETLREVTLQMGKSPVTCNDTPGFIVNRLLVPYLLEAIRMVERGDATAEDIDTAMELGAGYLHPLILYYTLTNCFVLSHSNCSTSSDSIRPRTLPKDGERKRSLARSPRSWFHPFPF; from the exons ATGATCACACCTGTGCTCCGAAGTGCAATGTCTTCTCAGCGCGCAGCGACTACAAGACTCTCAATCGTCCAGCGGCATCTATCCACCACTTCAGCTGCTCGCAAAGTTGAGAGGCTCACTGTCTTTGGTGCTGGGCTTATGGGTGCTGGAATTGCCCAAGTTGGAGCTCAAAATGGTCTGAAAGTGGGTATTCGCACCACTTCAGAGCTAGTCGTGGTTGACCTGTGGTT AAACGGTGTCAATATTATCTCAAAATCACTGGCTAGAGTGGCCAAAAAAAAGTCTCCAGACGACATCGAAGGCTTTACCAACAATGTCTTAAAAAATATCTCTACCACGACCGACTC ATCCCAAGCTGTTGAGGAGGCTGACCTTGTAGTTGAGGCTATCATAGAATCCATCAAAGTCAAGAGGGACCTCTTTGGCTTCTTGGACGGAAAAGCCAA ATCTGACTGTATTTTCGCTACCAACACTTCTTCATTGTCTGTCACGGAAATTGCCGAAGCATGTAGCCCAGAACGTCAAGCCAA GTTCGCTGGATTGCATTTCTTCAATCCCGTCCCTG CTATGAAACTTGTTGAAATCATTCGGACACCCCAGACCTCTCAGGAGACATATGAGACCCTTCGAGAAGTGACCCTTCAGATGGGCAAGTCGCCAGTCACTTGCAACGACACACCAGGCTTCATCGTGAACCGTCTTCTCGTTCCTTACCTTT TGGAGGCCATTCGAATGGTCGAGCGAGGTGACGCTACTGCGGAGGATATCGACACCGCCATGGAGCTGGGTGCTGGATACC TGCATCCCCTTATATTGTACTATACTTTGACTAATTGTTTTGTTTTAAGCCATTCAAACTGCTCGACTTCGTCGGACTCG ATACGACCTCGTACATTGCCGAAGGATGGCGAGAGAAAGCGAAGTCTGGCGCGATCTCCAAGGAGCTGGTTTCACCCATTCCCCTTCTAG
- a CDS encoding t-complex protein 1, zeta subunit (tcp-1-zeta), putative (Similar to TIGR gene model, INSD accession AAW45552.1) → MSSIELINPKAESVRRTQALQVNTAGAVGLANVVKSNLGPRGTIKMLVDGSGQIKMTKDGKVLLSEMQIQNPTAAMIARTAVAQDEQCGDGTTSVVLLVGELLKQADRYIQEGVHPRVIGDGFDIAKKEALNFLDSFKQTPKLDRANLISVSHTSLATKLHAKLAQKLAADVVDAVLAIQPPEVTEPGAHREPIDLHMIEVMKMQHKTDTDTQLIRGLVMDHGARHPDMPKRVENAYILTLNVSLEYEKTEVNSGFFYSSAEQREKLVESERRFVDSKLKKIVELKNAVCDVAVGSNEKPKNFVVINQKGIDPMSLDVLAKNGILALRRAKRRNMERLQFACGGIAQNSVEDLTPDVLGWAGLVYEHTLGEEKYTFVEDVKEPKSVTMLIKGPNAHTMTQIQDALRDGFRSIKNAIEDNCVIPGAGAFELACAAHLNSSLKTLAKGRAKLGVQAFAEAMLVIPKTLAANGGYDVQDAIVGLQQELEEAGEDGVVGLDLKSGEPMDPVAEGVWDNYRVKRQMLHGAATIAVNLLNVDEVLRAGRSSLKEGPGP, encoded by the exons ATGTCCAGCATAGAACTCATAAACCCAAAAGCTGAGAGTGTGAGGAGGACGCAAGCTCTCCAGGTCAACACG GCTGGTGCTGTTGGTCTTGCGAATGTCGTCAAGTCCAATCTCG GTCCTAGGGGAACTATCAAAATGCTGGTGGATGGCTCTGGGCAAATTAAGATGACCAAG GATGGTAAAGTCCTTCTATCTGAGATGCAGATCCAG AATCCCACTGCCGCTATGATTGCCCGAACGGCTGTGGCGCAGGACGAGCAATGTGGTGACGGCACAACGTCGGTTGTCCTTCTCGTCGGGGAGCTTTTGAAACAAGCGGACAGATACATCCAGGAAGGTGTTCATCCACGAGTGATTGGAGATGGTTTCGACATTGCTAAGAAGGAGGCCTTGAAC TTCCTTGACTCTTTCAAGCAGACCCCTAAACTCGATCGTGCCAACCTCATATCTGTTTCCCACACCTCTCTCGCTACAAAACTCCACGCCAAACTCGCTCAAAAGCTTGCCGCCGATGTTGTCGATGCTGTCCTTGCCATCCAGCCTCCTGAAGTCACCGAACCTGGAGCTCATCGAGAACCCATCGACCTCCACATGATTGAAGTGATGAAGATGCAGCACAAGACCGACACAGACACCCAGCTGATTAGGGGACTGGTTATGGACCATGGTGCTAGACATCCCGACATGCCCAAGCGGGTGGAGAACGCCTACATCTTGACGCTCAACGTTTCCCTTGAGTACGAGAAAACCGAAGTCAACTCAGGCTTTTTCTATTCCTCAGCGGAGCAAAGGGAAAAGCTCGTTGAGTCTGAAAGACGATTCGTTGATTCCAAGCTTAAGAAGATTGTTGAGCTCAAGAATGCTGTGTGCGACGTGGCTGTTGGATCAAACGAGAAACCCAAGAATTTCGTTGTAATCAACCAAAAGGGTATTGATCCTATGAGCTTGGATGTCCTTGCTAAGAACGGTATTCTCGCTTTAAGGCGTGCGAAGAGAAGGAACATGGAGCG ATTACAATTTGCTTGTGGCGGTATTGCTCAAAATTCCGTGGAGGATTTGACCCCAGATGTCCTTGGTTGGGCCGGTCTCGTGTACGAGCACACTCTTGGTGAAGAAAAGTACACTTTTGTGGAGGATGTGAAGGAACCAAAATCAGTTACCATGCTCATCAAGGGTCCCAACGCCCATACCATGACTCAAATTCAAGACGCTCTTCGAGATGGCTTCCGTTCCATCAAAAACGCCATTGAAGACAATTGTGTTATTCCTGGTGCCGGTGCATTCGAGCTCGCTTGCGCCGCGCATCTCAATTCATCCTTGAAGACTCTCGCCAAGGGCCGAGCCAAGCTTGGTGTTCAGGCTTTCGCTGAGGCTATGCTTGTGATCCCTAAGACTCTTGCGGCGAATGGAGGATACGACGTGCAGGATGCCATTGTGGGTTTGCAGCAGGAACTGGAGGAAGCCGGTGAAGATGGTGTCGTGGGTTTGGATTTGAAGAGTGGAGAGCCAATGGACCCTGTTGCTGAGGGTGTGTGGGATAACTACAGAGTGAAGAGGCAGATGTTGCACGGAGC GGCGACTATTGCTGTGAATTTGTTGAACGTCGACGAAGTGCTTAGGGCAGGAAGATCATC ACTCAAAGAAGGCCCCGGTCCTTAG
- a CDS encoding uricase (Urate oxidase), putative (Similar to TIGR gene model, INSD accession AAW45394.1): protein MSQQPGYLSAARYGKDLVKVARVVRDGEQHHIVEYTLRVLLEGEIETSYTKADNSCVVATDTVKNTCNIFAKTSPYVLDAPVFALHLGLHFVTKYKHIHKCFVDIVGLKWSRISVDGKPHKWSFVRDGDEKAIVECAVVGSAGSESATADLKIGIKDLLVLKTSGSAFENFYRDENTTLADVADRIFSTSVSLQCSISLPPNTPLTIDNLGSIAKELDFPKMKELILKDVLDTFATDESASVQATLYLTLQKILTSCPAVKDASMQLPNKHYIPINLSVFGLDNKLGYEGGAEVFYPAADPSGYITATVTRK from the exons ATGTCTCAGCAGCCTGGCTACCTCTCCGCTGCTCGTTACG GTAAGGACCTTGTTAAGGTCGCTCGGGTTGTCCGTGATGGTGAGCAACACCATATCGTTGAGTACACTCTCCGAG TCCTTCTTGAGGGAGAGATTGAGACCTCTTACACCAAAGCCGACAACTCCTGCGTTGTTGCTACTGACACTG TAAAGAACACTTGCAACA TCTTCGCCAAAACCTCTCCTTATGTTCTTGATGCCCCTGTCTTTGCCCTCCATCTTGGTTTACACTTTGTGACCAAATACAAGCACATCCACAAGTGTTTTGTGGATATTGTTGGCCTTAAGTGGAGCCGTATCTCA GTCGACGGCAAGCCTCACAAATGGTCTTTCGTGCGAGACGGTGACGAAAAGGCGATTGTTGAATGTGCCGTGGTTGGTAGCGCCGGCTCCGAATCTGCCACCGCGGACCTGAAGATTGGTATCAAGGATCTTCTTG TTTTGAAGACGAGCGGATCAGCTTTCGAGAACTTCTACCGAGATGAGAACACCACTCTTGCTG ATGTTGCCGACCGTATTTTCTCAACGTCTGTCTCTCTCCAATGTTCGatttcccttcctcctaacacccctctcaccatcgACAACCTCGGGTCTATTGCGAAGGAACTCGATTTCCCTAAGATGAAGGAGCTCATCCTCAAGGATGTCCTCGACACTTTTGCTACCGACGAAAGCGCTAGTGTCCAAGCTACTCTTTACCTCACCCTCCAGAAGATTTTAACTTCATGTCCTGCCGTCAAGGACGCATCTATGCAGTTGCCCAACAAGCACTACAT ACCTATCAACCTTAGTGTTTTTGGCCTGGACAACAAGTTGGGTTACGAAGGTGGTGCCGAAGTCTTCTATCCTGCTGCCGATCCCAGTGGTTACATCACGGCCACTGTCACCAGGAAGTAA